GGGCAAGTATAATTGAATCAATACTTTAAATATAGAGTATAGTATTGATTCATTAATTAAAATTGATCTTGTAATCATGATGATACAATTAAACCATCTTGAACGCGAATAACTCTCTTCGTTTGAGCGGCAATATCTGGTTCATGAGTAACGATAACAATAGTAATCCCTTGCTCATTTAACTCTGTTAATAAATTCATTACCTCATAAGAAGTTTCAGTGTCCAAAGCGCCTGTAGGCTCATCTGCTAAAACTAAAGCTGGACGATTGACTAAAGCACGCGCGATCGCAACTCGTTGTTGTTGTCCCCCAGAAAGTTGACTGGGACGGTTGAGAACTCGTTCTCCTAATCCTACTCTTTTTAAAGCTTCTAATGCTCTTTGGCGGCGTTTACGTTTGGGTACGTTAGCGTACACCATCGGTAGCATGACATTTTCTAAGGCTGTGGCTCGTGATAATAAATTAAACTGTTGGAAAACAAAACCTATTCTTTGATTACGAATATAGGCTAATTCATCATCATCATAGGTAGTTAAATTTCTACCTTCAAAGATATAGTGTCCATCACTAGGACGATCCAAACATCCCATAATATTCATGAGTGTGGATTTACCCGAACCTGATGCACCCATTATGGATACATATTCACCTTCTTCGATACCTAGTTGAATACCTTTGAGTATGGGAACGCTAACTTCTCCTAATTGGTAGGTTTTAGTAATAGATTCCATCCAAATCATTGTTGTCATAATTTAAAAATAATACTCAATACTTTGATTAGTCACTGCGTAAGGCGTTGAT
Above is a genomic segment from Nostoc sp. MS1 containing:
- a CDS encoding ABC transporter ATP-binding protein, with product MTTMIWMESITKTYQLGEVSVPILKGIQLGIEEGEYVSIMGASGSGKSTLMNIMGCLDRPSDGHYIFEGRNLTTYDDDELAYIRNQRIGFVFQQFNLLSRATALENVMLPMVYANVPKRKRRQRALEALKRVGLGERVLNRPSQLSGGQQQRVAIARALVNRPALVLADEPTGALDTETSYEVMNLLTELNEQGITIVIVTHEPDIAAQTKRVIRVQDGLIVSS